A window of Pseudomonas denitrificans (nom. rej.) genomic DNA:
CCGGCCAGCTCAGCTCACGCGGCGCCGCCCAGACGGCGGCGCTGGTGAGCATCAGCAGGAGAAACAGCAGGCGACGCATGGGGCTTTCCTTCAGGGGGCTGGCTCGCAGGGGGCTGAATCAGAGGCGGATCGACAGGCCATCGGCCAGCGATTGCCGGTAGGCACGCCACGCCGGTACACAACCGATCAGCAGCGCCGCCAGGAGTATGCCGCCCAGCAGTGACCATTCATAGGCGCTGGGCAGCGCCAATGGCAGGAAGATGCCGTAGTTCGCCTGGACGTACGCCTGGCTGCCGGCGATGCCGGCGTAGAGCAGCCCGATGCCCAGTGCCACGCCCGCCAGCGCCAGGGAGAAGGCTTCCGCCACCAGCAGGCTGAAGATGTGCCAGGGCCGCGCGCCCACCGAGCGCAGGATGGCCATCTCGCGGCGGCGTTCGTTGAGGCTGGTGAGGATGGCGGTGAGCATGCCGATCAGGCCAGTCAGCACCACGAACAGCGAGACCACGAACAGCGCCTTCTCCGCCGTGCCCATCAGCCCCCACAGCTCCTGCAGCGCCACGCCGGGGAGGATCGCCATCAGCGGTTCGCCGTCGTATTCGTTGATCTGCCGCTGCAGGGTGAACGTTGCCACCTTGCTCTTGAGGCCCAGCAGGAAGGCGGTGATCGCCTTGGGCTGCAGGTCCATGCCGCGCGCCTGGTCTTCGCTGACGCGGTCGGCGCCGCGTGCCGGGACGCCGTTCTTCCAGTCGACGTGCAGCGCCTCCATGCCCTGCAGCGAGATGTGCAGGGTGCGGTCCACCGGCGTACCGGTGCGCTTGAGGATGCCGACCACGGTGAACGGCTTGTCGTCGTGCTGCACCAGGCTGATGGTGCTGACGCCGTGGGCCAGGACGATCTTGTCGCCCAGCTTGTAATGCAGGGCCTGCGCGACTTCCGCGCCGAGCACCACGTCGAACAGGTCCTGGCCGAACGGTTTGCCCTCTGCCAGCTCCAGCGTCTGCCCGCGGCCGAAACGGTAGTGCTCGAAGTAGCCGGTGTCGGTGCCCATGACGCGATAGCCGCGGTGCGAATCGCCCAGGGAGATCGGGATGGCCCACTTCACCAGCGGGCTGTGGGTCACCGTCTCGTAGCTTTCCCAGCGGATGTTGTTGGTGGCATTGCCGATGCGGAACACCGAGTAGAGCAGCAGGTTCACCGAGCCGGAGCGGGCGCCGACGATCAGGTCGGTGCCGGAGATGGTGCTGGCGAAGCTGGCCTTGGCCTCTGTGCGTACGCGCTCCACCGCCAGCAGCAGGCAGGCGGAGAGGGCGATGGCGAAGATGGTCAGCAGGGCGGTGAAGCGGCGGTTGGACAGGCTGGCGAGCGCCAGGCGCAACAGGTACATGCTCAGATTCCCGGAGCGCGGGCGGCGCGGTTGAGGTCGGTCAGCGACAGGCTGCGATCGAACAGGGTCGCCAGGCTCTGGTCGTGGCTGACGAACAGCAGGCTGGCGCCGGCCTCGCGGCATTCGGCGAACAGCAAGTGGAGGAAGGCTTCGCGGGCGTCGGCGTCCAGCGCCGAGGTCGGTTCGTCGGCGATCACCAGTTCCGGCTGGCCGATCAGCGCGCGGGCGGCGGCGACGCGCTGCTGCTGGCCGATCGACAGGCTGTCGGCGCGGCGTTCGATCAGCGCCGCATCGCCCAGGCCCAGATGTTTGAGCAGCGCCTCGGCGGCCTTGGCCACGCTGCCGTGGCGCAGGGTCGCGCGCTCGGCGCGGCTGTGGGAGAAGTGACAGGGCAGCTCGACGTTTTCCCGCACTGAAAGGAACGGCAGCAGGTTGAACTGCTGGAAGATGTAGCCGGTGTGATCGACGCGAAAATGATCGCGGCGCGAAGGCTTCATCTGCGCGATGTCTTCGCCGAGCAGCTTCACGCTGCCGTGCTGGGGGCGCTGCACGCCGCCGAGCAGGCCGAGCAGGGTGGTCTTGCCGCTGCCGGACGGGCCCTTGAGGAACAGGGTCTCGCCACGGGCCAGCGTGAAGGCCGGGATGTCCAGCAGCTCCGCCTGGCCGGGCCAGGCGAAGCCGAGGTTGTCGAGTTCGAGCAGTGCGGTCATTTCAGAGCGTCGTGATCAGAAGTTCAGGGTCGGGTTGGCGGCGGTCAATTCTGCACCTTGCTGGCCGCTCGGGCCGATCAGTTGTACCTGAATCTTCTGGGTCGCCGGGAAGCGTTTGAACAGCGGCGCGAAATCGAGGGTGGCGAGATCCTGCGGCTGGGCGCAGGTCAGCTGGTAGTGGGCGTCGATGTCGGCGTGCTGGTGACCTTCGTGTTCGTCGTGGTCGCCATCTGCATGTTCGTGGTCATGATCGTGGTCTTCCGCCTTGGGCGCATCGCCGAACAGCGGGCTGGAAAGCTCCACCGACTGCACGCTGCATTTTGCCGAGACGGGCAGGGCGAGCAGTTGCAGCGGCTGCTTGAGCTGGGCCTGCACGGCGGCAACCGTGGCCTTGTCGGCGTCGCTGGTGGCGGCGTGCTCGAAGCCGACGAAGTTCATCGCCGGGCTGTCCATCTCCAGTTCCAGGGTCTTGCCGTCGAGGGCGACGTTGAGCTGGGCGACGCCATGCTCGTGCTTGCCGAGGCTGCCGTGTTCATGTTCGTCGTGGGCCTGGGCGGCGAGGGGCAGCAGGGCGACAGCGAGGAGCAGGGGGCGCATGGGAAACTCCGGTCTGTTGAATGATTTTGTTACGTTATAACAGATGAATTATTAACGCCAGCTTAGCGTTCATTTGGCGCGACGCCTGCACCGTGGGAGCATGCGCGAAAGGCCGCGAGGAGAAGGGCGATGCTGAGAATCAAGGGCACCATCGGCGACTGGCCGGTGGACCTCACCGTGGAGATGGACGACGCCGACTGGGCGCGGCTGGCGCAGAACCTGCCGGCTGCCGCTGTGGCGCCGGTGGCCGCTGCTGCGCCGGCACCTGCGGCGAGCGCGCCGGTGGATCAGCTGTGGCTGGCCGCGCAGGACCTGCTGCGCCGCAGTGGCAGCAGCGAGGGACCGCAACTGCTGGATGAGCTGGCGGCGCTGGCGGGGAGTTCAGGGGCGGCGAAGGGGCTGCTGGTGCGCCTGCGGCACAGTCCGAAGGTGAAGATCGAGGTGCACGAGGGTGTGCAGGTCTTCAACTGGATCGAGGAGTAGAAACCTTCGCGGCCTGCTCTGGTAGGGCGAGTAACGCGCCAGCGTTATCCGCCGCGAATTTGATGGCGGATAACCTGTTCCAGGTTATGCGCCCTACGGTTCGGGAGGCCTCTGCGCTGGGGGAAAGCGCTGGCACGGACCGAGCCCATGCCGCCATGAAAAAGGGCGCCTCGCGGCGCCCTGTTTATCAGTACAACACGTTCGCCAGTTTGCGCCGGTAGGCGATCACCAGCGGATGGTCGTTGCCCAGCAGGTCGAACACCTGGACCAGCGTCTTGCGCGGCAGGTCCTCGCCGTAGCTGCGGTTGCGCACGAACAGCTTGAGCAGGGCGTCCAGCGCCGCCTCGTACTGCTGGCGGCCAGTTGCTGGACGGCCAGTTGGTACGTGGCTTCGTCGTCGTTGGCGTCGGCGGCCAGGCGGGTCTTCAGTGTGGCGGCGTCGGGCAGGTCGGCAGCCTGGCGCAGGAAGGTCAGCTGGGCCTTGGCGGCGGCCAGCGCCTGCTTGTGCTCGTCGCTCTTCACTGCGTCGAGCACGGTCTCGGCTTCACCCAGCTCGCCGCGCTCGGCGAGGCAACGGGCGTAGAGGATCAGCGCGGCGGCGTTGGTGTTGTCTTCGCCCAACAGCACCTTGAGTTGTGCCTCGGCTTCGGCAAAGCGGCCTTCGTTGAAGGCGTTCTGCGCCAGTTCCAGTGGATTGTCGGCGGCCGGAGCGGGTGGCTGTACGTGCTGCTCGAGCATCTGGCGGATCGCCGATTCGGGCTGCGCGCCGGCGAAGCCATCCACCGGCTGGCCGTCCTTGAACAGCACCACGGTGGGCAGGCTGCGGATGCCGAAGCGCATCACGATGTCCTGCTCGACGTCGCAGTTGACCTTGGCCAGCAGCAACTCGCCCTGGTAGGACTCGGTGATCTGCGCCAGCAGCGGCATCAGCGCCTTGCACGGGGCGCACCAGTCGGCCCAGAAGTCCACCAGGACCGGCTTGTGGAAGGAGTTCTCGATGACGACCTGATCGAAGTTGGCGATGCTGGCGTCGAAGATGTAAGGCGTATCGCTCATGGGGAATCTCGAATCGAGTGGGGCGATGAAGGTGGTTGCCACTATAAGTGGGGGCGCTGCCTGACGGAAACAACCCACACGCTGGCGCCGGCATTCCCTGTAGGAGCGCCCCATGGGCGCGATCGCGGGCATGGCCCGCTCCTACAATGGCGCACCCGTCGCGCATTGAGCGTAGGACTGTATCCGAGATGGTTTGCCCCGCCGCGCCGGCGCTACCCGCGGCGCGCGTGATAGAGGCTGACGTGGCGGAATTCGGCCGGCTCGGCCAGGTCCGGCCAGGTGCAGCCGTCGAGAATACCCAGGCGCTGGTACAGCGGATGGCTGAAGTCGCGGACCCGCGAGTCGGCGACCAGGGCCTCGCGGCCACGGCTGAGGAATTCGTCCAGCAGCGGCAGGTTGGCGCGGTCGTAGAGCACGTCGGCGACGATGATCAGGTCGTAGCGGTCTTGCTCCTGGAAGAAGTCCGCCGAATAGCTCAGCTCCACACCGTTCAGCTCGGCGTTGGCGCGGCAGGCGTCCAGCGCCAGTGGGTCGAGGTCGCAGGCCACCACTTCGGCGGCACCGGCCTTGGCCGCGGCGATGGCGGCGATGCCTGAGCCTGCGCCGAAATCCAGTACGCGCTTGCCGCGCACCCACTCGGGTTTCTCGGCCAGCCAGTGCGCCAGCACCAGGCCGCTGGCCCAGCAGAAGCACCAGTAGGGCGGTTCTTCGAGGATGCGCCGGGTTTCGTCGGGGCTGAACTCGCGGTCCATGTTCTGCGCGTCGATCAGCCAGAGGCGGATGTCGGTGCCCGGCAAGGTTTCGGCGGACAGGCGCGCGTCGCCGAGCAGTTCACCGAGGGCTGTCTGCAGGGAAAGCGGTGGCGTCACGGCGCGCGCTCCAAGCGCAGCTCGCCGAGGGCGCGGGTTTCCGGCTGGGTGATGCGCACCGGCGGCAGGCGCCAGGCCAGCTGGCCGGACTGCGAGACGCGGCCATGCAGTTCGACGCGGGCGCCGGCCGGGAAGGATTCCGGGTTGAACACCACGCGGAACGGCAGGGTCTGGCCGGTGGCAATCATCTTCTCGCTGGAGAGCAACTGCTGCGGGCGGTCGCGCTGGTCGATCACCAGCAGCGCCAGTTCCACTTCGCTGCCGGCTGGCAGGAAGCCCTGGGAGCTGCTGAGCTGGCCGCTGAGGGCGCGCATGTTGGCCGGCACGGGCTCGTCCAGCGGGGAAGTCGATTTCTTCGTGACGGCGACTGGCTGGGTGACCGGTGCAGGCTTCTCGCTGGCGCAGGCGGCCAGCAGGACGGTAAGGGACAGGCAGAGCAGGCGGGCGAACATGGCGGGCTCCATCGCAACAGATTCCAGGCGGGCGCCTATATAGCCTAATGCCTGCGGCGTGTCTCGTGGGAGCGGGGTTTCTTCGGCCAGTCGATGCGCTACCATGAGCCTCTTACCTTTCCTGACTGCCCAAGACTCGCCATGCACTGTCCTTTCTGCGGCGCCCACGACACCAAAGTCATCGATTCGCGCCTGGTCGCCGAGGGCGACCAGGTCCGCCGGCGCCGTGAGTGCCTGAACTGCGGCGAGCGTTTCACCACCTTCGAGACCGCCGAACTGGTCATGCCGCGCCTGATCAAGCAGGACGGCAGCCGCCAGCCCTTCGACGAGGACAAGCTGCGCGCCGGAATGCAGCGTGCGCTGGAGAAGCGTCCGGTGAGCATCGAGCGGCTCGAGGAGGCGATGGCGCACATCAAGCACAAGCTGCGCGCCACCGGCGAGCGCGAGATCAAGTCGCGGGTGCTGGGCGAGCTGGTGATGGCCGAGCTGCAGAAGCTCGATGAGGTCGCCTATATCCGCTTCGCCTCGGTGTACCGCCGCTTCCAGGACCTCAACGAGTTCCGCGAGGAAATCGAGCGCCTGGCTCGCGAGCCGTCGAAGGAATGAGTGGCATGGATGAGTTCTGGATGGCCCGCGCCATCGAGCTGGCGCGCAAGGGCTGGTACACGACCCATCCCAACCCGCGCGTCGGCTGCGTCATCGTCCGCGATGGCGAGGTGGTCGGTGAAGGCTGGCACGTGCGCGCCGGCGAGCCCCACGCGGAAGTCCACGCCCTGCGCCAGGCCGGCGACAAGGCCCGTGGCGCCACCGCCTACGTCACCCTGGAGCCCTGCAGCCACTTCGGCCGCACGCCGCCGTGCGCCGATGCGCTGATCGGCGCCGGACTCGCTCGCGTAGTCGCGGCCATGCAGGACCCGAACCCGCAGGTCGCCGGCAGCGGCATGAAGCGCATTGCCGAAGCGGGCATCGAAGTGCGCTCCGGCGTGCTGGAAAACGAAGCCCGCGCGCTGAACCAAGGCTTCCTCAAGCGTATGGAAACCGGTTTGCCGTTCGTCCGCGTGAAGCTGGCGATGAGCCTGGACGGCCGCACCGCCATGGCCAGTGGCGAGAGCCAGTGGATCACCGGCCCAGCCGCGCGCCGCGCCGTGCAGCGCCTGCGCGCGCAAGCCAGCGTCGTGCTGTCTGGTGCCGATACGGTGCTGACCGATGACGCCCGCCTCACCGTGCGCCCGGACGAGCTGGGCCTGGACGCCGAACTGGCCTCCCGGCGCCAGCCGCTGCGCGTGCTGATCGACGGCCGCCTGCGGGTGCCGCTGACCGCCACCTTCTTCCAGGCCGGCCCGGCGCTGGTGGTGAGCACCCAGGACGATCCGAACTACGCCGTGGTCGGCCACGAACTGCTGAACCTCGCCGGCCTCGACGGCCAGGTCGACCTGATGGCGCTGCTGGCCGAACTCGGCCGCCGAGGCGTCAACGAGGTGCTGGTGGAGGCTGGTCCACGCCTGGCTGGAGCCTTCGCCCGCCTCGGTCTGGTGGACGAGTACAGCATCTTCATGGCGCCCAAGCTGCTCGGCTCCGCCGCGCGCCCGCTGCTGGAGCTGCCGCTGGAGCGCATGAGCGAATCCCGCGAGCTGAAGATCGTCGACATCCGCGCAGTGGGAGACGACTGGTTGGTCACGGCCAGACCGCTGTGATGGCGCGCTGGCGCCACTGACTTCGTCTTGCCGCCGGGCGCGGAGCGATCAATAGGAAGCTTCCGACTTGCGCCGGCCTGTGGTAAAACGCCACACGCGGTCGACGCTGTAACGACCGCGATTGACGTTCTCAGGGCGGGGTGCAAGTCCCCACCGGCGGTAATGGCGCGCAATGCGTCTAGCCCGCGAGCGCCTGTCCAGACCGGTTCGCCGGATGGCCAGGGTCAGCAGACCCGGTGTGATTCCGGGGCCGACGGTAATAGTCCGGATGAAGAGAGAACGGGATGAGCCATCGGGGCGTGCCTGCGCGCGTCCGTGAAATCCCTTCGATCGATACGCCCTGTTTTTTAACCAAAACAGGAGTTCGCCACATGCATCATCTTTCCCAGTTGGCTACGCGGCCTTGCCGGCCAGCGGCCTTTGCCGTGCGGGAGGCCTCATGTTCACCGGCATAATCGAATCCATCGGCACCATCGCATCCATCACCCCGAAAGGCGGTGACGTGCGCCTGTACGTGAAGACCGGCAAGCTCGACCTCGCCGACGTCAAGCTCGGCGACAGCATCGCGGTCAACGGCATCTGCCTGACGGCGGTGGAATTGCCCGGCGACGGCTTCTGGGCCGACGTCAGCCGCGAGACCCTCGCGCGCACCGCCTTCGCGCAGCTCAAGATCGGCAGCCGGGTGAACCTGGAAAAAGCCCTGACGCCGACCACCCGCCTGGGCGGCCACCTGGTCAGCGGTCACGTCGACGGCGTCGGCGAGATCGTCAAGCGCGAGGAAAACGCCCGCGCCATCCAGTTCACCGTGCGCGCACCGCGTGAGCTGGCCAAGTACATCGCGCTCAAGGGCTCGATCACCGTGGACGGCACCAGCCTGACGGTGAACGCGGTCAACGGCGCCGAGTTCGAGCTGACCATCGTCCCGCACACCGTGCAGGAGACGATCATGGCGGACTACCGCGGTGGTCGCCTGGTCAACCTCGAAGTCGACCTGCTGGCGCGCTACCTGGAGCGCCTGCTGCTCGGCGACAAGGCGGCGGACCCCGCCGCTGGCGCTGGCGGCATCACCGAAGCATTCCTGGCCGAAAACGGCTTCATGAAACACTGATAAGGCTCTTCCCCGTATGGCACTCAACAGCATTGAAGAACTGCTCGACGACATGCGTCAGGGCAAGATGGTCATCCTCATGGATGACGAGGACCGCGAGAATGAAGGCGACCTGATCATCGCCTCCGAGTGTGTCCGCACCGAAGACATCAACTTCATGGCCCGCTTCGCCCGTGGCCTGATCTGCATGCCGATGACCCGCGAGCGCTGCGAGCGCCTGGGCATCCCGCTGATGGTGCAGCGCAACGGTTCCGGCTTCGGCACCAAGTTCACTGTCTCCATCGAGGCCGCTGAAGGCGTCACCACCGGCATCTCCGCCGCTGACCGCGCCCGCACCGTGCAGGCC
This region includes:
- a CDS encoding riboflavin synthase, which gives rise to MFTGIIESIGTIASITPKGGDVRLYVKTGKLDLADVKLGDSIAVNGICLTAVELPGDGFWADVSRETLARTAFAQLKIGSRVNLEKALTPTTRLGGHLVSGHVDGVGEIVKREENARAIQFTVRAPRELAKYIALKGSITVDGTSLTVNAVNGAEFELTIVPHTVQETIMADYRGGRLVNLEVDLLARYLERLLLGDKAADPAAGAGGITEAFLAENGFMKH
- a CDS encoding ABC transporter permease encodes the protein MYLLRLALASLSNRRFTALLTIFAIALSACLLLAVERVRTEAKASFASTISGTDLIVGARSGSVNLLLYSVFRIGNATNNIRWESYETVTHSPLVKWAIPISLGDSHRGYRVMGTDTGYFEHYRFGRGQTLELAEGKPFGQDLFDVVLGAEVAQALHYKLGDKIVLAHGVSTISLVQHDDKPFTVVGILKRTGTPVDRTLHISLQGMEALHVDWKNGVPARGADRVSEDQARGMDLQPKAITAFLLGLKSKVATFTLQRQINEYDGEPLMAILPGVALQELWGLMGTAEKALFVVSLFVVLTGLIGMLTAILTSLNERRREMAILRSVGARPWHIFSLLVAEAFSLALAGVALGIGLLYAGIAGSQAYVQANYGIFLPLALPSAYEWSLLGGILLAALLIGCVPAWRAYRQSLADGLSIRL
- the nrdR gene encoding transcriptional regulator NrdR, producing MHCPFCGAHDTKVIDSRLVAEGDQVRRRRECLNCGERFTTFETAELVMPRLIKQDGSRQPFDEDKLRAGMQRALEKRPVSIERLEEAMAHIKHKLRATGEREIKSRVLGELVMAELQKLDEVAYIRFASVYRRFQDLNEFREEIERLAREPSKE
- the ribD gene encoding bifunctional diaminohydroxyphosphoribosylaminopyrimidine deaminase/5-amino-6-(5-phosphoribosylamino)uracil reductase RibD, whose protein sequence is MSGMDEFWMARAIELARKGWYTTHPNPRVGCVIVRDGEVVGEGWHVRAGEPHAEVHALRQAGDKARGATAYVTLEPCSHFGRTPPCADALIGAGLARVVAAMQDPNPQVAGSGMKRIAEAGIEVRSGVLENEARALNQGFLKRMETGLPFVRVKLAMSLDGRTAMASGESQWITGPAARRAVQRLRAQASVVLSGADTVLTDDARLTVRPDELGLDAELASRRQPLRVLIDGRLRVPLTATFFQAGPALVVSTQDDPNYAVVGHELLNLAGLDGQVDLMALLAELGRRGVNEVLVEAGPRLAGAFARLGLVDEYSIFMAPKLLGSAARPLLELPLERMSESRELKIVDIRAVGDDWLVTARPL
- a CDS encoding DUF2796 domain-containing protein, whose amino-acid sequence is MRPLLLAVALLPLAAQAHDEHEHGSLGKHEHGVAQLNVALDGKTLELEMDSPAMNFVGFEHAATSDADKATVAAVQAQLKQPLQLLALPVSAKCSVQSVELSSPLFGDAPKAEDHDHDHEHADGDHDEHEGHQHADIDAHYQLTCAQPQDLATLDFAPLFKRFPATQKIQVQLIGPSGQQGAELTAANPTLNF
- a CDS encoding class I SAM-dependent methyltransferase, whose product is MTPPLSLQTALGELLGDARLSAETLPGTDIRLWLIDAQNMDREFSPDETRRILEEPPYWCFCWASGLVLAHWLAEKPEWVRGKRVLDFGAGSGIAAIAAAKAGAAEVVACDLDPLALDACRANAELNGVELSYSADFFQEQDRYDLIIVADVLYDRANLPLLDEFLSRGREALVADSRVRDFSHPLYQRLGILDGCTWPDLAEPAEFRHVSLYHARRG
- a CDS encoding YbaY family lipoprotein; this encodes MEPAMFARLLCLSLTVLLAACASEKPAPVTQPVAVTKKSTSPLDEPVPANMRALSGQLSSSQGFLPAGSEVELALLVIDQRDRPQQLLSSEKMIATGQTLPFRVVFNPESFPAGARVELHGRVSQSGQLAWRLPPVRITQPETRALGELRLERAP
- a CDS encoding ABC transporter ATP-binding protein; protein product: MTALLELDNLGFAWPGQAELLDIPAFTLARGETLFLKGPSGSGKTTLLGLLGGVQRPQHGSVKLLGEDIAQMKPSRRDHFRVDHTGYIFQQFNLLPFLSVRENVELPCHFSHSRAERATLRHGSVAKAAEALLKHLGLGDAALIERRADSLSIGQQQRVAAARALIGQPELVIADEPTSALDADAREAFLHLLFAECREAGASLLFVSHDQSLATLFDRSLSLTDLNRAARAPGI